In Caballeronia insecticola, one DNA window encodes the following:
- a CDS encoding tautomerase family protein: MPLVRIDLSKSASPAVAQAVSDTVYEAMTSIAGVPANDKFQIVTRHDVDELVYPADGYLGISYSPSIVFIQITWNSGRSVDVKKAFYAAVADGISSKTGLRKEDVWINLVEVARENWSFGNGEMQYAPVD; the protein is encoded by the coding sequence ATGCCACTCGTCCGAATCGACCTTTCGAAATCCGCGTCACCCGCCGTCGCTCAGGCTGTCAGCGACACCGTCTACGAGGCGATGACTTCGATCGCCGGCGTCCCCGCCAACGACAAGTTTCAGATCGTCACTCGCCATGATGTTGACGAACTCGTCTATCCGGCCGATGGCTATCTCGGCATCTCCTACTCTCCGTCGATCGTTTTCATCCAGATCACCTGGAATAGCGGCCGTTCGGTCGATGTCAAGAAGGCTTTTTACGCCGCCGTGGCCGACGGCATTTCGTCAAAGACGGGGCTGCGAAAAGAAGACGTCTGGATCAACCTGGTCGAGGTCGCGCGGGAGAATTGGTCGTTCGGTAACGGGGAAATGCAATACGCGCCTGTCGATTAA
- a CDS encoding enolase C-terminal domain-like protein, giving the protein MKPLEQLTYHSVELQAVLIPLKRPIVSKVGSFSDWPVVAITLRTNEGISGCSYLEPYLAHSMKYIVSIISDLAADKKGQRLAPLSDFQSGRKSLSLVGLEGLAMIAIAGLDMAAWDALSKAANLPLARLLGGDIGTVPAYNSNALWLTDTAKLADEALALVAEGGFGAIKLRLGRDRLQQDIDAIEAVRHAVGGDIKLMVDFNQGMRFGDAVRRCHALDDFGLYWFEEPIAYDNIDGYSDLAARLKTPLCLGENFYGPRALSRAVMAKTGTFMMPDMMRIGGVSGWLRSVPIAGALGIDVSSHLYPEVSAHLLRVTETGHWLEWQDWVDPILEEPFPVKDGLIEIPDRPGTGFDFDKEALSRFALG; this is encoded by the coding sequence ATGAAGCCACTGGAGCAACTGACCTATCATTCGGTCGAGTTACAAGCCGTGCTCATCCCGTTGAAGCGGCCAATCGTGTCGAAGGTCGGAAGCTTTTCGGACTGGCCAGTCGTCGCCATCACGCTCAGGACAAACGAGGGCATAAGCGGATGCAGCTATCTCGAACCGTATCTCGCTCATTCGATGAAGTACATCGTATCGATCATAAGCGACCTGGCGGCCGATAAAAAAGGCCAGCGCCTCGCGCCTTTGTCCGATTTTCAGAGCGGGCGCAAGTCTTTAAGTCTGGTCGGTCTCGAAGGTCTTGCAATGATCGCCATCGCAGGCCTGGACATGGCGGCCTGGGACGCGTTGTCGAAAGCCGCGAATCTCCCGCTGGCGCGATTGCTGGGCGGAGACATCGGCACCGTGCCCGCTTATAACAGCAACGCGTTGTGGCTCACCGATACCGCCAAGCTCGCCGACGAGGCGCTCGCTCTGGTCGCGGAAGGAGGCTTTGGGGCGATCAAGCTCCGGCTCGGGCGCGATCGATTGCAGCAGGATATCGACGCTATCGAAGCGGTTCGCCATGCCGTGGGCGGCGACATCAAACTCATGGTCGATTTCAATCAAGGCATGCGTTTCGGCGATGCGGTGCGCCGCTGCCATGCACTGGACGACTTCGGGCTCTACTGGTTCGAAGAGCCTATCGCCTACGACAACATCGACGGCTACTCGGATCTGGCGGCCAGGCTTAAGACCCCGCTCTGCCTTGGCGAGAACTTCTACGGACCGCGCGCGCTGTCGCGTGCCGTCATGGCAAAGACAGGAACCTTCATGATGCCGGACATGATGCGCATCGGCGGCGTATCGGGCTGGCTTCGCTCGGTGCCGATTGCAGGCGCACTGGGCATCGACGTGTCGAGTCATCTGTATCCCGAGGTTTCTGCGCACCTTCTACGGGTTACCGAGACAGGTCACTGGCTCGAATGGCAGGACTGGGTCGACCCGATCCTGGAGGAGCCGTTTCCCGTCAAAGACGGCCTGATCGAGATTCCAGATCGACCAGGCACGGGGTTCGACTTCGATAAGGAGGCGCTCTCGCGTTTTGCTTTGGGCTGA
- a CDS encoding SDR family NAD(P)-dependent oxidoreductase, translating into MFNGLFNLEGKCAVVTGAGRGLGADIASLLAQSGAHVYLLSKDAGKLDDVAARIHRNGGACTPVVCDLLKDDQLERAFDDLPRLDILVNNAGTNIPARLADVTTRDLDFVINLNIRATFLATRAAVRKMLEGEATDDRVIINISSQMGHVGAPDRSVYCMTKHAMEGLTKAAAVELAPRIRVNTVAPTFVDTPMTQPFFENEQFKSWVFDRIPMGRLLSSDHVAAAVLYLASPAAAMITGTSLRIDGGWTAQ; encoded by the coding sequence ATGTTTAACGGACTCTTCAACCTGGAAGGGAAGTGCGCTGTCGTGACCGGCGCGGGACGTGGCCTTGGCGCGGACATCGCTTCCTTGCTCGCGCAATCCGGCGCACACGTCTATCTGCTCAGCAAGGATGCAGGAAAACTCGATGATGTCGCCGCTCGCATCCATAGGAACGGTGGGGCGTGCACGCCTGTCGTATGCGACCTCCTTAAAGACGATCAACTGGAGCGGGCGTTTGACGATCTTCCCAGGCTGGACATCCTTGTGAACAACGCGGGCACCAACATCCCCGCGCGGCTCGCGGACGTCACGACTCGGGATCTGGACTTCGTGATCAACCTGAACATCCGAGCGACATTCCTGGCGACACGAGCGGCCGTTCGTAAGATGCTCGAAGGCGAAGCGACCGACGACCGCGTCATCATCAACATTTCGTCGCAGATGGGGCATGTGGGCGCGCCTGATCGATCGGTGTATTGCATGACGAAGCATGCGATGGAAGGTCTGACGAAAGCAGCCGCTGTCGAACTCGCGCCCAGAATACGCGTGAACACGGTAGCACCGACATTCGTCGATACACCGATGACACAGCCGTTCTTCGAGAACGAACAATTCAAGAGCTGGGTATTCGACCGGATACCGATGGGCCGTCTGCTCTCGAGCGATCACGTCGCGGCGGCGGTGTTGTATCTCGCATCGCCTGCCGCCGCGATGATCACCGGAACGAGTTTGCGTATCGACGGAGGATGGACGGCACAGTAG
- a CDS encoding MFS transporter, producing MNTKHSTATTRSSPKMVTIAIASFMGSAIEWFDFFLYGITSALVFGKLYFPGGDPLTGTLLSFGTFAVGFVARPFGGIVAGHLGDRVGRKFVLVTTLLAMGVSTTLIGLVPSYNSIGLAAPVALILLRIVQGLAVGGEWGGAALIAVEHAKPNRRGLYGSFPQMGLPAGLCMAVGGMELASRLPEAEFLAWGWRIPFLFSAVLVAVGLVIRLRIEEPPAFRKVLDTDSTVKLPIVEAIRKFPRAILMSAGLRFADNILYYVFTTFGLTYMTSHLGLPRKTVLVSILIAAALELLTNPLFGALSDRFGRKQVVIFGALIAVVAPFPFFHMVGTGNPTMILLAEIMVITIAHAAVFSPMAAWFAEMFSPEVRYSGVTIGFQLGALLAGAPTPLIATALLAKYGDYTPVAIFAMIAASITLVCALFARVAHERRAPSAATLIPAGTTHEG from the coding sequence TTGAATACTAAGCACTCGACTGCGACAACGCGTTCGTCACCGAAGATGGTGACGATTGCCATCGCCAGTTTCATGGGAAGTGCCATTGAGTGGTTCGACTTCTTTCTCTACGGAATCACCTCGGCACTTGTTTTTGGCAAGTTGTATTTCCCCGGTGGAGATCCGTTGACGGGGACGCTTCTGTCGTTCGGCACGTTTGCCGTGGGCTTCGTCGCGCGACCTTTCGGCGGCATTGTCGCAGGCCATCTCGGCGACCGCGTCGGGCGCAAGTTCGTGCTGGTGACCACGCTGCTGGCAATGGGAGTGTCGACCACACTGATCGGTCTCGTGCCGTCGTACAACAGTATCGGACTTGCGGCGCCGGTCGCGCTGATACTGCTGCGCATCGTGCAGGGACTGGCCGTGGGCGGAGAGTGGGGCGGAGCAGCACTGATCGCGGTCGAGCATGCCAAACCGAACCGACGCGGCCTTTATGGCAGCTTTCCGCAGATGGGGCTTCCCGCAGGCCTGTGTATGGCAGTGGGCGGGATGGAGTTGGCGAGTCGTTTGCCCGAAGCGGAGTTTCTTGCGTGGGGCTGGCGCATTCCGTTTTTGTTCAGTGCGGTTCTCGTCGCGGTTGGTCTCGTCATCCGACTCCGCATCGAAGAGCCGCCCGCGTTCAGGAAAGTGCTCGACACGGACTCGACCGTCAAGCTCCCGATCGTCGAGGCGATTCGCAAATTTCCGAGGGCGATTTTGATGTCCGCCGGACTTCGCTTTGCCGACAATATTCTGTACTACGTATTTACGACTTTCGGCCTGACGTACATGACGAGCCATCTCGGCCTGCCGCGAAAAACAGTGCTGGTCTCCATTCTGATCGCCGCCGCGCTGGAACTGCTGACGAATCCTCTCTTCGGTGCGCTATCGGACAGGTTCGGCCGAAAGCAGGTGGTGATTTTCGGCGCACTCATTGCCGTGGTAGCGCCGTTCCCTTTCTTCCACATGGTAGGAACCGGGAATCCTACGATGATCCTGCTTGCCGAGATCATGGTGATCACGATCGCACATGCGGCCGTGTTCTCGCCGATGGCCGCGTGGTTCGCGGAAATGTTTAGCCCCGAAGTCCGCTATAGCGGGGTGACGATCGGCTTCCAGCTCGGTGCGTTGCTCGCCGGCGCGCCGACGCCGCTGATCGCCACGGCGCTGCTTGCCAAATACGGCGACTACACGCCCGTGGCTATCTTCGCGATGATCGCGGCGAGCATCACGCTGGTGTGTGCATTGTTCGCGAGGGTCGCTCATGAGCGCCGAGCGCCGTCAGCGGCGACCTTGATTCCGGCCGGCACGACGCATGAAGGCTGA
- a CDS encoding tautomerase family protein — protein MPIIVCNTRAGLDVDIKRKIAKAITIAVNETIKSPLEIISVVFNDLASESSYVGGEPGADTLIMCNIRAGRSDDAKLTLVKKVSAIFSDYAGISEDRIETGLLEFNPKFIIRGGRQLPDPPYA, from the coding sequence ATGCCCATCATCGTTTGCAACACGCGCGCTGGACTGGACGTCGACATCAAACGGAAGATCGCCAAAGCGATCACCATCGCCGTGAACGAGACCATCAAATCCCCGCTCGAAATCATCAGCGTCGTCTTTAACGATCTTGCTTCCGAAAGCAGTTACGTGGGTGGAGAGCCGGGCGCCGACACGCTCATCATGTGCAACATCCGCGCCGGTCGATCTGACGACGCGAAGCTCACGCTGGTCAAGAAAGTGAGCGCTATTTTCAGTGACTATGCGGGTATTTCGGAAGATCGTATCGAGACCGGCCTGCTCGAATTCAATCCCAAGTTCATCATTCGGGGCGGCCGGCAGTTGCCCGATCCTCCTTACGCGTGA
- a CDS encoding MarR family winged helix-turn-helix transcriptional regulator, producing the protein MFTECYCTQFRRSANALTSIYDEALRPVGLKITQHTLLRGLDRLGSATYNEIAAELSLDKTTISRNIKLLIDAGWVEVSSDDDARYKLAKLSLAGKRVLKEAEPHWRAAQNQVEKELKKYLKGPARNVLLEALETLQNVGGER; encoded by the coding sequence ATGTTCACCGAATGCTATTGCACCCAGTTCAGGCGCTCCGCGAATGCCCTGACGAGCATTTACGACGAGGCTTTGCGCCCGGTGGGCCTGAAAATCACACAGCACACCCTGCTCCGCGGCCTCGATAGACTCGGCTCGGCAACCTACAACGAGATCGCAGCCGAGTTGTCGCTCGACAAGACGACTATCTCGCGCAACATCAAATTACTCATCGATGCGGGATGGGTTGAAGTCTCCAGCGACGACGATGCGCGTTACAAACTCGCGAAGCTCAGCCTTGCCGGTAAGCGCGTTTTGAAAGAGGCGGAGCCGCACTGGCGCGCGGCGCAAAATCAGGTCGAGAAGGAACTCAAGAAGTACCTCAAGGGGCCGGCCCGGAATGTGCTCCTCGAGGCACTCGAGACGCTGCAGAATGTGGGTGGTGAACGCTAG
- a CDS encoding acyl-CoA thioesterase, whose product MTRTRPRPRSDFHWFCQVNTQWKDIDIYGHVNNAVHYTWFDTAVNGWLIDRGLLDPIRGDAVGLVVRTSCEYFDEVVFPDLVTCGLCVSRVGTTSVTYELSLFINDRDQSFAHGTFVHAYVDRVTRKPVPLADELRQAVHQIQET is encoded by the coding sequence ATGACACGGACCAGGCCGCGGCCTCGAAGCGACTTTCACTGGTTTTGCCAGGTCAACACCCAGTGGAAAGACATCGACATCTACGGGCATGTGAACAATGCCGTTCATTACACCTGGTTCGATACCGCAGTGAATGGATGGCTCATCGATCGCGGTCTTCTCGACCCGATTCGCGGCGATGCTGTCGGCCTGGTCGTACGCACGAGTTGCGAGTATTTCGACGAGGTCGTTTTCCCGGACCTCGTCACCTGCGGATTGTGCGTGAGCAGAGTAGGGACGACCAGCGTGACATACGAGCTGAGCCTCTTCATAAACGACCGTGATCAGTCGTTCGCGCATGGCACTTTCGTTCACGCCTACGTCGACCGTGTTACGCGAAAGCCTGTTCCGTTGGCCGACGAATTGCGGCAAGCGGTACATCAGATCCAGGAAACTTGA
- the hisD gene encoding histidinol dehydrogenase: MAIQYLKHGRSAEASSQDAAKVRDVVTGILADVASRGDAAVAELSAKFDNWSPERFRLSEDEIASCIRTLSPGQLEDIKFAQAQVRNFAQAQRESIRDVEIETLPGVVLGHKNMPVDSVACYVPGGKFPLVASAHMGVVTAKVAGVARIITASPPVGGKPNPAVVAAMHLGGADEIYTFGGVQAIAAMALGTQTIDPVAMVVGPGNAYVAEAKRQLFGRIGIDLIAGPSETLVIADDSVDAELCATDLLGQAEHGFNTPAVLLTNSMQLAKDTIAEVERLLEILPTANTAGVSWRDYGEVIVADTLEEMVSVADRIASEHVQVMTRDPDYFLKNMKNYGALFLGARTNVAYGDKVIGTNHTLPTGKAARYTGGLWVGKFIKTCTYQKVLTDEASALIGSYCSRLCAIEGMIAHGEQANIRVRRFGNRDVPYGTAVPA, encoded by the coding sequence ATGGCAATCCAGTACTTGAAGCATGGGCGCAGCGCGGAAGCGTCTTCGCAGGACGCGGCAAAAGTTCGTGATGTGGTCACGGGCATCCTCGCCGATGTCGCGTCGCGCGGTGACGCGGCAGTCGCCGAACTCTCGGCGAAATTCGACAACTGGTCGCCCGAGCGTTTCCGGCTGTCGGAGGACGAGATTGCGAGCTGCATTCGCACGCTGTCTCCGGGCCAACTCGAAGACATCAAGTTCGCGCAGGCTCAGGTGCGCAACTTCGCTCAGGCACAACGCGAGTCGATTCGCGATGTCGAAATCGAAACGCTGCCGGGCGTGGTGCTGGGTCACAAGAACATGCCGGTCGACAGCGTGGCGTGCTACGTCCCCGGCGGCAAGTTTCCCCTGGTTGCATCGGCACACATGGGCGTCGTGACGGCGAAGGTGGCGGGCGTTGCGCGCATCATCACGGCATCGCCGCCGGTCGGTGGCAAGCCGAATCCCGCTGTGGTTGCAGCCATGCACCTCGGTGGCGCCGACGAGATCTACACGTTCGGCGGCGTTCAGGCGATCGCGGCGATGGCGCTCGGCACGCAAACCATCGATCCGGTCGCGATGGTGGTTGGGCCGGGCAATGCGTATGTCGCGGAAGCGAAGCGTCAATTGTTCGGCCGCATTGGCATCGACCTGATCGCGGGGCCGTCCGAGACGCTGGTGATCGCCGACGACAGCGTCGATGCGGAACTGTGTGCGACGGACCTTCTGGGTCAGGCGGAGCATGGCTTCAACACACCGGCCGTTCTTCTGACGAACTCGATGCAGTTGGCGAAGGACACCATCGCCGAGGTCGAACGCCTGCTCGAGATTCTGCCGACCGCCAACACGGCAGGGGTTTCGTGGCGCGACTATGGCGAAGTGATCGTGGCGGACACGCTCGAAGAGATGGTTTCGGTGGCCGATCGCATCGCGTCCGAGCACGTTCAGGTGATGACGCGTGACCCGGATTACTTCCTGAAGAACATGAAGAATTACGGTGCGCTGTTTCTCGGCGCCCGCACCAATGTCGCTTATGGCGACAAGGTTATCGGCACGAATCACACGTTGCCGACGGGCAAGGCCGCGCGCTATACCGGCGGTCTGTGGGTCGGCAAGTTCATCAAGACTTGCACGTATCAAAAGGTGCTGACGGATGAAGCAAGCGCGCTGATTGGCTCGTACTGCTCGCGGCTGTGCGCGATCGAAGGCATGATCGCGCACGGCGAGCAAGCCAACATCCGCGTGCGCCGCTTCGGCAATCGTGATGTGCCGTACGGTACGGCCGTCCCTGCGTAA
- a CDS encoding LacI family DNA-binding transcriptional regulator gives MQKQRAPMVEKAGCIDANVAQLFMQILRKCSILSLDACNSAVRRDRITTDQCKFMQTRIGKGGREKASKVRLEDVAERLGISVSTVSRSLTGHPAISSETRGAVQAVAAEMGYRMPSQGRSTRKSATKLIGVVVGALHNRFMTLLLTHLHDALQEFDYQITLMIDPMNDSNNLLAFRPLIDGYLDGMIFATATLDSPVVAEMQRRGIPLVLVVRSVDDVKVDTVEVDNVHAGALAVEHLHQLGHRRIGLVMGSQNTSTSRDRVKGALQWLAGAGIPSTSVPLIYCDYTSEAGYSCAIAMLSEENRVTGIVAGNDTIALGVLEAAKRQNIAVPRQLSIIGFDDMPLAGSPLVALTSIRQPVEAMARTAARRLVERIRAGGMSAPVHDVLPIQLVRRDTTGPSG, from the coding sequence ATGCAGAAGCAGCGTGCGCCGATGGTTGAGAAGGCTGGCTGCATTGATGCAAATGTAGCGCAACTTTTTATGCAAATTTTGCGCAAATGCTCGATACTTTCCCTAGACGCCTGCAATTCAGCGGTAAGACGAGATCGCATCACAACGGATCAATGCAAATTTATGCAAACCAGAATTGGTAAAGGCGGCCGCGAAAAGGCCTCGAAAGTCCGGCTCGAAGATGTTGCCGAGCGCCTCGGCATATCGGTATCCACGGTCTCACGATCATTGACGGGTCACCCCGCCATCAGCAGCGAAACCCGTGGCGCCGTGCAGGCCGTTGCGGCTGAGATGGGCTACCGAATGCCGTCACAGGGTCGATCCACGCGCAAGTCGGCGACGAAGCTGATCGGCGTGGTCGTCGGTGCGCTGCATAACCGGTTCATGACCTTGTTGCTGACGCATCTTCATGACGCCCTGCAGGAGTTCGACTATCAGATCACCTTGATGATCGATCCGATGAACGACTCGAACAATCTGCTGGCTTTTCGGCCCTTGATAGATGGCTATCTCGACGGGATGATCTTTGCGACCGCGACGCTCGACTCACCCGTAGTGGCAGAGATGCAGAGACGCGGCATTCCCCTGGTGCTCGTCGTCCGGTCCGTGGATGACGTGAAGGTCGACACGGTCGAGGTCGACAACGTTCACGCCGGCGCCCTCGCGGTCGAGCATCTGCATCAACTGGGGCATCGCAGGATCGGGCTGGTCATGGGTTCGCAAAACACATCGACCAGCAGAGACCGTGTCAAAGGCGCCTTGCAGTGGCTCGCAGGCGCGGGCATACCATCGACATCGGTGCCGTTGATCTATTGTGATTACACCAGCGAGGCCGGATATTCCTGCGCCATCGCGATGCTGAGCGAGGAAAACCGAGTCACGGGCATCGTCGCCGGGAACGACACGATTGCACTCGGTGTGCTCGAAGCGGCAAAACGGCAGAACATCGCGGTGCCCCGGCAACTCTCGATCATCGGCTTCGACGACATGCCGCTTGCCGGATCGCCGCTGGTCGCGCTGACCTCGATCCGACAGCCCGTCGAAGCCATGGCGCGCACCGCCGCACGCAGACTCGTCGAGCGCATTCGAGCCGGAGGGATGAGCGCGCCCGTCCACGATGTCCTGCCCATCCAACTGGTCCGTCGCGATACAACAGGACCGTCAGGTTGA
- a CDS encoding SDR family NAD(P)-dependent oxidoreductase translates to MTASTKGFALVTGASAGIGAIYADRLARRGFDLILVARNASRLNALADRLAKETGRSIETVVADLNDKAALATIETLLREDPRITMLVNNAGVGSVASVLDGNVDVMESMIDLNITALTRLTYAAAPAFVAKGSGTIINISSVVGIAVELLNGVYSASKSYVLSFGHALQRDLAGKGVRVQTVLPAATATEFWDVAGYAKQKEAASTMTADDLVDAALAGLDQGELVTIPTLHDGDQWTKWEADRRALAPRFANAKAAPRYASNVEAAE, encoded by the coding sequence ATGACTGCTTCTACGAAAGGTTTTGCACTGGTCACGGGCGCATCGGCCGGCATCGGCGCGATCTACGCGGACCGCCTCGCGCGGCGTGGCTTCGACCTGATTCTGGTGGCGCGCAACGCGTCCCGATTGAATGCGCTCGCGGACCGCCTCGCGAAAGAAACGGGCCGCTCGATCGAGACCGTTGTCGCGGATCTCAACGACAAGGCTGCGCTCGCGACAATCGAAACGCTGCTTCGCGAAGACCCGCGTATCACGATGCTGGTGAACAACGCGGGCGTCGGTTCGGTTGCGTCGGTGCTGGATGGCAACGTCGACGTCATGGAATCGATGATCGACCTCAACATCACGGCGCTGACACGCCTCACCTATGCAGCCGCGCCTGCTTTCGTCGCGAAGGGCTCGGGCACCATCATCAACATCAGTTCGGTGGTGGGCATTGCGGTGGAATTGCTCAACGGTGTCTATAGCGCGTCGAAGTCCTATGTCCTGAGCTTCGGCCACGCACTGCAACGCGACCTCGCAGGCAAAGGCGTGCGCGTGCAGACCGTGCTGCCGGCCGCGACGGCAACCGAGTTCTGGGACGTGGCGGGCTATGCGAAGCAAAAGGAAGCGGCGAGCACGATGACGGCCGACGACCTCGTCGATGCCGCGCTCGCAGGGCTCGACCAGGGCGAACTGGTGACTATCCCGACGCTGCATGACGGCGACCAGTGGACGAAGTGGGAAGCGGACCGTCGCGCGCTGGCGCCCCGGTTCGCAAATGCCAAGGCTGCGCCGCGTTATGCGTCGAATGTTGAAGCGGCCGAGTAA
- a CDS encoding GlxA family transcriptional regulator encodes MHTVGLLVYPNFQSLALAVASVFEYANLLRDEASYQFSIVSEHGGPVASSQGFSVHSEPLAKEGYDTLIVAGDNECRLPSAALVEYLRQAPHHSRRIASICTGAFVLAAAGLLEGKRATTHWFHARAFQTQYPKIQLEEDRIYVVDGQMWTSAGMSAGVDLALAIVESDFGLETSRMVARKLVLYQRRGGGQSQFSALLEMGARSDRVQMALAYASENLASDLSVERLAEAARLSPRQFSRVFREETGQSPAKAVERLRVEAARLMMETTRHPIEVVARETGFGDRERMRQAFLRAFGQPPQTIQRASGVTPLAH; translated from the coding sequence ATGCATACCGTCGGACTTCTCGTTTATCCGAATTTTCAGTCGCTCGCGCTCGCCGTGGCCAGCGTCTTCGAATACGCCAACCTTCTGCGCGACGAAGCGTCGTACCAGTTCAGCATCGTGTCCGAGCACGGCGGGCCGGTCGCGTCGTCGCAGGGGTTTTCGGTTCATAGCGAACCGCTGGCCAAGGAGGGTTACGACACGCTGATCGTCGCGGGCGACAACGAATGCCGCCTGCCTTCGGCGGCGCTCGTCGAATACCTTCGGCAGGCACCGCACCATTCACGACGCATTGCTTCGATCTGCACGGGCGCGTTCGTGCTGGCGGCCGCAGGTCTGCTGGAAGGTAAGCGCGCAACGACGCACTGGTTCCACGCGCGTGCCTTCCAGACGCAATATCCGAAGATCCAACTCGAGGAAGACCGCATCTACGTGGTCGATGGGCAAATGTGGACGTCAGCGGGCATGAGCGCCGGCGTGGATCTCGCGCTTGCAATCGTCGAGAGCGATTTCGGGCTGGAGACTTCGCGCATGGTCGCGCGCAAACTCGTGCTGTACCAACGGCGCGGCGGCGGCCAGTCGCAATTCTCGGCGCTGCTCGAGATGGGAGCACGCTCGGACCGCGTGCAGATGGCGCTCGCCTATGCGAGTGAAAACCTGGCGAGCGATTTGTCGGTCGAGCGGCTGGCCGAAGCGGCACGGCTCAGCCCTCGTCAGTTCAGCCGGGTATTTCGTGAGGAAACGGGGCAATCGCCTGCCAAGGCGGTCGAGCGGCTTCGCGTCGAGGCTGCTCGCCTGATGATGGAGACGACGCGTCATCCGATCGAGGTGGTCGCGCGGGAGACGGGCTTCGGCGACCGTGAACGCATGCGTCAGGCGTTCCTGCGTGCGTTCGGTCAGCCGCCGCAAACCATTCAGCGAGCATCGGGCGTCACGCCGCTGGCGCACTGA
- a CDS encoding DUF3100 domain-containing protein → MESTLSAESAQSSGLRTAKLFFYAAIILLIAEFIGAFTFRIGPGKVVLLPMIWALLLGAALGLVSERWKSPARLDVRSQFYAAAILQPALLLFVAKLGLMVGSALPKLAAAGWALAFQELGHFVGTILLGLPLALLLGIKREAIGATFSVGREPSLAIIGEKYGMDSAEGRGVLAEYLTGTVFGAVFIAIFAGFVASLHIFHPLALAMGSGVGSGSMMAAASGAIAAQQDPETAKSVLTFAAASNLITTTIGTYFTLFISLPMAVWGYRLLEPLIGRTTKASSARDAASTAPKLGDVKTEAPHLGYGGKLLAWGVTAAMAIVADWITHGTTPLQALPGMALMVLATIVGDAVAQATGRKIPAVCWVSIVAMFLTSPWCPWAAQIATASAQNDFLGVTTPMLTFAGLSIAKDIPAFRRLGWRIVLVSFVANAGTFLGAALVAQLFHI, encoded by the coding sequence ATGGAAAGCACGTTGAGCGCGGAAAGCGCACAAAGCAGTGGTCTCAGAACCGCGAAGCTGTTCTTCTACGCCGCAATCATTCTGTTGATCGCGGAGTTCATCGGCGCGTTCACGTTCAGGATCGGGCCGGGCAAGGTCGTCTTGTTGCCGATGATCTGGGCGCTGTTGCTCGGCGCCGCGCTCGGACTCGTCTCCGAACGCTGGAAGAGCCCGGCGCGTCTCGACGTGCGCAGCCAGTTTTATGCCGCCGCCATTCTCCAGCCGGCGCTCCTGTTGTTCGTCGCGAAGCTCGGGCTGATGGTCGGCAGCGCGTTGCCCAAGCTCGCGGCGGCCGGCTGGGCGCTCGCGTTTCAGGAACTGGGCCATTTCGTCGGCACGATCCTGCTCGGTCTGCCGCTCGCGCTTTTGCTCGGCATCAAGCGCGAAGCGATCGGCGCGACGTTTTCCGTCGGGCGCGAGCCGAGTCTTGCGATCATCGGCGAAAAATACGGCATGGATTCGGCGGAAGGGCGCGGCGTGCTCGCCGAATATCTGACGGGCACCGTCTTCGGCGCGGTGTTCATCGCGATCTTCGCGGGCTTCGTCGCCAGTCTGCATATCTTTCATCCGCTTGCGCTCGCGATGGGCTCGGGCGTCGGCTCCGGCAGCATGATGGCGGCGGCCTCGGGCGCGATCGCCGCGCAGCAGGACCCGGAGACGGCCAAATCGGTGCTGACGTTCGCGGCGGCCAGCAATCTGATCACGACGACCATCGGCACGTACTTCACGCTGTTCATCTCGCTGCCGATGGCGGTGTGGGGCTATCGTCTGCTGGAGCCGCTCATCGGACGCACGACGAAGGCATCGAGCGCGCGCGACGCGGCATCGACAGCGCCCAAACTCGGCGACGTGAAGACCGAGGCGCCTCATCTCGGTTACGGCGGCAAGCTGCTCGCCTGGGGCGTCACGGCCGCGATGGCGATCGTCGCGGACTGGATCACGCACGGCACGACGCCGCTGCAGGCGCTGCCGGGCATGGCGCTGATGGTGCTGGCGACGATCGTCGGCGATGCCGTGGCGCAGGCGACCGGGCGCAAGATTCCGGCGGTGTGCTGGGTGTCGATCGTGGCGATGTTCCTGACTTCGCCGTGGTGCCCGTGGGCCGCGCAGATCGCGACGGCGAGCGCACAGAACGACTTCCTCGGCGTGACGACGCCGATGCTCACCTTCGCCGGACTCTCGATCGCCAAGGACATTCCGGCGTTCAGAAGGCTGGGCTGGCGCATTGTGCTGGTGTCGTTCGTGGCCAACGCCGGAACCTTTCTCGGCGCGGCGCTCGTGGCGCAGCTTTTCCATATCTGA